In Labrus bergylta chromosome 6, fLabBer1.1, whole genome shotgun sequence, the following proteins share a genomic window:
- the niban1a gene encoding protein Niban 1a → MGISASSLLDETKSNYIKGQAEAELKAFSPYYRKQFSVARFSQVEDDLEQQKEQTRQLLKHRDSPESSAVLYEELVLFFDETRKWKERYMVVRANYCLECHDSLEMFMKGAPPRQTLLPTGGTVLTTEEKYMAMVDQCFPDDTNVKEEFAPPLTGMPGQFPVYLRLPYRTDCYFCFKQQAKQAAFLSILSDCIRHQNQDFLKKKTCEVQAFLKAIQLYRQDKERYESWDMLIGSDVRVMANLVMEQLLPSLEKEMLPRLKAKKTEKKRVWFATVEAAYFLIQEHLLEGLSALKEECRVSVRQQEVLIHSDMDQILGSRRQLEEKVRDKVSEPAEKLSSEKVQPYLASVLEELMEPISSGFQEGRQLSENMMDQVCQEVNDNEQLKKSLANMARPNLQSCYQMIGSLQEKLKHLQERFGFQNITGVIHSAQIDLQQLMENAAYTFEQLFYKAVQDNPYNPGSAIEKAKHRVLKQYDYDSSTVRKRISREALVSITLPFIKKNLAPTCKSELQGLEQSIYTDHSNFVNVENVYEDILLQTLDKEVTTVVKEAANLKKYNLFNDSRDLLSQSSRSSLSSPSASTPGSPAMPKTSPGKTSSSSEPLPPSPLAVNGLSSSPEKKEEEREVKGTDVLPQNEEVAVTGTPLGKVEQKEDGQSVVVSEVEAAEVIAPEAEDVFITVKEEADTPALAETTIQSETPVVKAAAAPETEVVSVITEKVEAAAEPQTQSTDAPTEAEIAVSAIPAVIESIKTDVEAAQVDAPVSSPDPTNEPANTLEEGSVSQPAASSGEETLCASSDINLEAPSSGETPAVTLAEVSRDLKRRESEPPVASDPNSLDVSVGSESAPSDVESTEEVKGTPCSEDEVSTTSDVLEDEANLSKSPVSSDEPAEEKSTSNEPSPQAQTEEAVSVVVSGNIEAGASVESPVEVAADAKEDTPSSPEAPPLDSIKQIRDLVEEVIEVEELVRRYPSGIPKEEE, encoded by the exons gcCAGGCCGAGGCGGAGCTGAAGGCGTTCAGTCCGTACTACAGGAAGCAGTTCTCGGTGGCTCGTTTCTCTCAGGTGGAAGATGATCTGgagcagcagaaagagcagaccagacagctgctcaaacacagG GATTCTCCTGAGTCGAGCGCTGTCCTGTACGAGGAACTCGTCCTTTTCTTTgatgaaaccaggaagtggaAGGAGAGGTACATGGTGGTGCGAGCCAACTACTGCCTGGAGTGTCACGACAGCTTGGAG ATGTTTATGAAAGGAGCTCCTCCACGGCAGACACTGCTGCCTACAGGGGGCACTGTTCTGACTACAGAGGAGAAGTATATGGCCATGGTGGACCAGTGCTTCCCTGATGATACCA ATGTGAAGGAGGAATTTGCTCCCCCTCTGACGGGGATGCCGGGTCAGTTCCCTGTCTACCTGCGGCTACCTTACAGGACAGATTGTtacttctgcttcaaacagCAGGCCAAACAAGCGGCCTTCCTCTCCATCCTGTCCGACTGCATCCGGCACCAGAACCAAG acTTCCTGAAGAAGAAGACGTGCGAGGTGCAGGCGTTCCTCAAGGCCATCCAGCTCTACAGGCAGGACAAAGAACGATACGAGTCCTGGGACATGCTGATCGGAAGTGACGTCAGG gtgaTGGCCAACCTGGTGATGGAGCAGCTGCTGCCGTCTCTCGAGAAAGAAATGCTGCCTCGACTCAAAGCCAAGAAGACGGAGAAGAAGAGAGTTTGGTTCGCT ACGGTGGAGGCGGCGTACTTCCTGATTCAGGAGCATCTTCTGGAGGGACTCTCGGCGCTGAAGGAGGAGTGCCGCGTGTCAGTTAGGCAGCAGGAGGTTCTGATCCACTCGGACATGGACCAGATCCTCGGGTCCAGACGGCAGCTGGAGGAAAAAGTCAGAG ACAAAGTATCAGAGCCGGCAGAGAAGCTGAGCTCGGAGAAGGTGCAGCCGTACCTGGCCTCCGTCCTGGAGGAGCTGATGGAGCCAATCAGCTCGGGTTTCCAGGAGGGGCGTCAGCTGAGTGAGAACATGATGGACCAGGTGTGTCAGGAGGTGAACGACAACGAGCAACTGAAAAAG TCTTTGGCCAACATGGCGAGACCGAACCTGCAGAGCTGCTACCAGATGATCGGCTCCCTGCAGGAGAAACTGAAGCACCTGCAGGAGAGGTTTGGTTTCCAAAACATCACAGGAGTGATCCACAGCGCTCAGATCGACCTGCAGCAG ctgatGGAGAATGCAGCGTACACGTTCGAGCAGCTGTTCTACAAAGCCGTCCAGGACAACCCGTACAACCCCGGCTCTGCCATCGAAAAGGCCAAACACAGAGTGCTGAAG caaTATGATTACGACAGCAGCACAGTGAGGAAGAGGATCTCCAGAGAGGCTCTGGTTTCCATCACTCTGCCCTTCATCAAGAAGAACCTCGCACCGACCTGCAAATCT GAGCTTCAGGGACTTGAACAATCCATCTACACCGACCACTCCAACTTCGTCAACGTGGAGAACGTTTATGAGGACATCCTGCTGCAAACGCTGGACAAAGAGGTCACCACAG ttGTGAAGGAGGCGGCGAATCTGAAGAAGTACAACCTGTTCAATGACAGCAGAGACCTGCTCAGTCAGTCCAGCCGCTCCAGCCTCTCTTCCCCGTCCGCCTCCACTCCGGGCAGCCCTGCCATGCCTAAAACCTCGCCGGGtaaaacctcctcctcctccgagcCCCTGCCCCCATCTCCTCTGGCGGTGAACGGTTTGTCCTCCAGTCctgagaagaaggaggaggagcgggaggTGAAGGGGACTGACGTGCTGCCGCAGAATGAGGAAGTGGCGGTCACTGGAACACCTCTGGGGAAGGTAGAGCAAAAAGAAGATGGTCAGAGTGTCGTCGTCAGTgaggtagaggccgctgaggtTATCGCACCTGAAGCAGAAGACGTCTTCATAACAGTGAAGGAAGAAGCCGACACTCCTGCTTTAGCAGAAACAACAATTCAGAGTGAGACACCAGTAGtaaaagctgcagcagctccagaGACTGAAGTGGTTTCTGTCATAACAGAGAAAGTTGAGGCGGCTGCTGAGCCTCAAACACAGAGCACAGACGCTCCAACGGAAGCAGAAATCGCTGTGTCAGCAATCCCCGCTGTTATagaaagtataaaaacagaTGTAGAAGCAGCGCAGGTAGACGCACCTGTATCAAGTCCTGATCCTACAAATGAACCGGCAAACACTTTAGAGGAGGGTTCAGTTTCACAACCTGCAGCCAGCAGTGGGGAGGAGACCCTCTGTGCAAGCTCAGACATCAACCTAGAggctccctctagtggtgaaACACCTGCAGTCACACTTGCAGAAGTCAGCCGGGACTTAAAGAGACGGGAGTCAGAACCACCTGTGGCTTCAGACCCAAATTCTCTGGATGTGTCCGTGGGAAGTGAGTCTGCTCCGTCAGATGTGGAGTCCACTGAGGAGGTCAAAGGCACGCCGTGCAGTGAGGACGAAGTCTCAACCACCTCGGACGTCCTGGAAGATGAGGCCAACCTGAGTAAATCGCCTGTGAGCTCAGACGAGCCCGCTGAGGAGAAATCTACAAGCAATGAGCCGTCTCCTCAGGCGCAGACGGAAGAAGCTGTGAGCGTCGTTGTGAGCGGGAACATCGAGGCAGGAGCGAGCGTGGAGTCCCCGGTGGAGGTGGCGGCAGACGCTAAAGAGGACACGCCCTCCAGCCCTGAAGCCCCACCTCTGGACTCCATCAAGCAGATCCGGGACCTGGTGGAGGAGGTGATCGAGGTGGAGGAGCTGGTGCGGCGTTACCCGAGCGGAAtcccaaaagaagaagaatga